A single window of Malus sylvestris chromosome 5, drMalSylv7.2, whole genome shotgun sequence DNA harbors:
- the LOC126622374 gene encoding E3 ubiquitin-protein ligase AIRP2-like isoform X1: MYIASMRKSFKDSLKVLEADIQHANTLASDFPREYDGACLQMRMSYSPAAHLFLFLVQWTDCNLAGALGLLRILIYKVYVDGSTTMSTKERKASIREFYAVIYPSLLQLQGGVTDSEDKRQKAVCMERYRKRDDEEGRKWSDIDIEREEECGICMETNSKIVLPNCNHVLCLKCYRDWRTRSQSCPFCRDNLKRVNSGDLWVYTDSRDIVDMETVMKENLRRLFMYIDKLPLVTPDNPFDSYDSHLR, encoded by the exons ATGTATATAGCTTCAATGCGAAAGTCGTTCAAGGACTCTCTGAAAGTTCTTGAAGCTGATATTCAGCATGCAAATACTCT GGCCTCAGATTTTCCGAGGGAGTATGATGGTGCTTGTCTTCAGATGAGAATGTCGTACAGTCCAGCCGCTCATCTCTTCCTTTTTCTGGTGCAATGGACTGACTGCAACCTTGCGGGAGCCCTCGGGCTGTTAAGAATTTTAATTTACAAG GTTTATGTGGATGGCTCGACCACCATGTCTACCAAGGAAAGGAAAGCAAGCATCAGAGAGTTCTATG CTGTTATTTATCCCTCTTTATTGCAACTTCAAGGAGGTGTCACTGATAGTGAAGATAAAAGGCAGAAAGCAGTATGCATGGAAAGATATCGCAaaagagatgatgaagaaggtCGAAAGTGGTCAGATATAGACATTGAAAGAGAAGAGGAATGCGGTATATGCATGGAGACAAATAGTAAAATTGTACTGCCTAACTGCAACCATGTTTTGTGCCTGAAATGTTACCGTGATTg GCGTACAAGATCTCAATCGTGCCCTTTCTGTCGTGACAATCTTAAAAGAGTGAACTCGGGCGATCTCTGGGTATACACCGACAGCAGGGACATAGTCGACATGGAAACAGTGATGAAGGAGAATCTCAGGAGGCTTTTCATGTATATAGATAAGTTGCCCCTTGTTACACCGGATAACCCTTTTGACTCGTATGATTCCCACTTAAGGTGA
- the LOC126622374 gene encoding E3 ubiquitin-protein ligase AIRP2-like isoform X2 — protein sequence MYIASMRKSFKDSLKVLEADIQHANTLASDFPREYDGACLQMRMSYSPAAHLFLFLVQWTDCNLAGALGLLRILIYKVYVDGSTTMSTKERKASIREFYGGVTDSEDKRQKAVCMERYRKRDDEEGRKWSDIDIEREEECGICMETNSKIVLPNCNHVLCLKCYRDWRTRSQSCPFCRDNLKRVNSGDLWVYTDSRDIVDMETVMKENLRRLFMYIDKLPLVTPDNPFDSYDSHLR from the exons ATGTATATAGCTTCAATGCGAAAGTCGTTCAAGGACTCTCTGAAAGTTCTTGAAGCTGATATTCAGCATGCAAATACTCT GGCCTCAGATTTTCCGAGGGAGTATGATGGTGCTTGTCTTCAGATGAGAATGTCGTACAGTCCAGCCGCTCATCTCTTCCTTTTTCTGGTGCAATGGACTGACTGCAACCTTGCGGGAGCCCTCGGGCTGTTAAGAATTTTAATTTACAAG GTTTATGTGGATGGCTCGACCACCATGTCTACCAAGGAAAGGAAAGCAAGCATCAGAGAGTTCTATG GAGGTGTCACTGATAGTGAAGATAAAAGGCAGAAAGCAGTATGCATGGAAAGATATCGCAaaagagatgatgaagaaggtCGAAAGTGGTCAGATATAGACATTGAAAGAGAAGAGGAATGCGGTATATGCATGGAGACAAATAGTAAAATTGTACTGCCTAACTGCAACCATGTTTTGTGCCTGAAATGTTACCGTGATTg GCGTACAAGATCTCAATCGTGCCCTTTCTGTCGTGACAATCTTAAAAGAGTGAACTCGGGCGATCTCTGGGTATACACCGACAGCAGGGACATAGTCGACATGGAAACAGTGATGAAGGAGAATCTCAGGAGGCTTTTCATGTATATAGATAAGTTGCCCCTTGTTACACCGGATAACCCTTTTGACTCGTATGATTCCCACTTAAGGTGA
- the LOC126622360 gene encoding uncharacterized protein LOC126622360 isoform X2, whose amino-acid sequence MKLNCSRAIQQHGRPDGPSSSSQFPMKTLISQFTINCSNPQSSPSAFIFHFPSLSRESQNFLHFSRRKWSCNPGTFRFSSVGAKCASESASYGGWDDFRLAGGSGPSGLVCAFAISRVRVTSIVVFPASILVFAIGFSFGFVRGGGVGEVRLIGDKRRGKEENLIDKSDKLRKLVEIVDDFHVKVGNLKYDIQKAIDCREITVTDLERYVKVIESIGSSVLNARNVADGSVENLGKFSVELAESKKASKRKKEPAEIGYELFQYIGGLFNDKLADSKSGRVKNNVKRETTEKVVDDQSQGNGSMPPVKGVVLGSVHSQEVYSKSGFDEAGNGRTKVALENNKMSSEEADGGPNRSTARKVFNYQNNGLQSNGHVSMKMDASNHAETWESPESVLDSVDFGVRTKQMDDKSNGVYRPSNIRGKNVNGTYEFHSRGEKVNRKEDSQFFDHLPGHENELPSLSSSLVSDDILFDRYVTEANDLLKQAKEFIRVRHNEERAEIVLYRSAKLLSKAIAMKPMSLLAVGQLGNTCLLHGELKLRISRELRMHLLRSDPLSVEKWIRMQDKVTSKDDIASVLINVCEECEELLVEAGRRYRMALSIDGNDVRALYNWGLALTFRAQLIADIGPEAAFDADELFLAAIDKFDAMMSKGNVYAPDALFRWGVALQQRSRLRPSNGKEKVKLLEQAKRLYEDALDMDSNNVQVREALSSCMLELGSRRLYS is encoded by the exons ATGAAGCTTAATTGTAGCCGTGCGATACAGCAGCACGGCCGTCCGGACggtccctcctcctcctcacaaTTCCCaatgaaaaccctaatttcccaaTTCACTATCAATTGTTCGAATCCCCAATCTTCGCCATCGGCTTTCATTTTCCATTTTCCGTCACTTTCTAGGGAAAGCCAGAACTTTCTTCACTTTTCTCGCAGAAAATGGTCTTGCAATCCCGGAACCTTTAGATTCTCTTCCGTTGGAGCTAAGTGTGCTTCTGAATCGGCGAGTTACGGCGGCTGGGACGACTTCAGACTCGCCGGCGGCTCGGGTCCCTCTG GCCTTGTGTGTGCTTTCGCCATTTCTAGAGTTAGGGTTACTTCTATTGTGGTGTTTCCAGCTTCGATTTTAGTTTTCGCAATTGGGTTTTCGTTTGGATTTGTTCGTGGTGGAGGTGTTGGTGAAGTGAGGTTAATTGGAGATAAGAGAAggggaaaggaagaaaatttAATTGATAAATCTGATAAATTGAGGAAATTGGTGGAAATTGTCGACGATTTCCATGTTAAAGTTGGTAATTTGAAGTATGATATACAAAAAGCTATTGATTGTAGAGAAATTACAGTTACTGATTTGGAAAGATATGTAAAGGTCATTGAAAGTATTGGTTCGTCGGTGTTGAATGCTAGGAATGTTGCTGATGGGTCTGTTGAGAACTTGGGGAAGTTCAGTGTTGAGTTAGCTGAGAGCAAAAAGGCgagtaaaagaaagaaagagccTGCTGAGATTGGATACGAGTTGTTCCAGTACATCGGAGGTTTATTTAACGACAAATTGGCTGATTCGAAGTCTGGTAGAGTGAAAAACAATGTTAAGCGAGAGACTACGGAGAAGGTGGTGGATGATCAATCTCAAGGGAACGGTTCAATGCCTCCTGTTAAAGGAGTGGTTCTTGGTTCTGTTCATTCTCAAGAAGTGTATAGTAAGTCTGGTTTCGATGAGGCTGGAAATGGAAGAACCAAAGTTGCTTTGGAAAATAATAAGATGAGTTCAGAGGAGGCGGACGGGGGTCCTAACAGATCTACAGCTAGAAAAGTGTTTAATTATCAGAATAATGGGTTGCAAAGCAATGGTCACGTGTCTATGAAGATGGATGCTAGTAATCACGCTGAAACGTGGGAATCCCCTGAAAGTGTCCTTGATTCTGTAGATTTCGGTGTCAGAACAAAACAGATGGACGATAAATCTAATGGGGTTTACAGGCCTTCTAATATCAGGGGAAAAAATGTGAATGGAACTTATGAGTTTCATAGTAGAGGAGAGAAAGTAAATCGCAAAGAAGATTCCCAGTTTTTTGATCACCTGCCTGGACATGAGAATGAACTACCTTCCCTTTCATCTTCGTTGGTTTCAGATGATATATTATTTGACAGGTATGTTACAGAAGCTAATGATCTTCTAAAACAAGCCAAGGAATTTATAAGGGTCAGACACAATGAAGAGCGTGCAGAGATTGTATTATACAGGTCAGCCAAATTACTGTCCAAAGCCATAGCTATGAAGCCCATGAGTTTATTGGCTGTGGGCCAGTTAGGCAACACTTGCCTTCTTCATGGAGAATTAAAATTAAGGATTAGTCGCGAGTTGAGAATGCACCTTTTGAGAAGTGACCCCTTATCGGTTGAGAAATGGATTAGAATGCAGGATAAAGTCACAAGTAAAGATGACATTGCATCGGTCCTCATTAATGTGTGTGAAGAGTGCGAGGAACTTCTTGTAGAAGCAGGCAGAAGGTATAGAATGGCGTTATCCATTGACGGGAATGATGTGAGAGCACTATACAATTGGGGTCTTGCTCTTACCTTCCGTGCACAGTTGATTGCTGATATTGGACCG GAAGCAGCTTTTGATGCCGACGAACTGTTCTTGGCTGCAATTGATAAGTTCGATGCAATGATGTCAAAGGGAAATGTTTATGCCCCGGATG CTCTATTTCGATGGGGTGTGGCACTACAGCAAAGATCCCGACTACGTCCCAGTAATGGTAAAGAGAAGGTGAAGTTACTAGAGCAGGCAAAGAGGCTGTATGAAGATGCACTCGATATGGATTCGAACAATGTCCAAGTAAGAGAAGCCTTATCATCGTGCATGTTGGAGCTTGGCAGTAGGCGACTTTACTCTTAA
- the LOC126622360 gene encoding uncharacterized protein LOC126622360 isoform X1 encodes MKLNCSRAIQQHGRPDGPSSSSQFPMKTLISQFTINCSNPQSSPSAFIFHFPSLSRESQNFLHFSRRKWSCNPGTFRFSSVGAKCASESASYGGWDDFRLAGGSGPSGESNQFRQFLNSIGIDDKKHVFVFLLGLVCAFAISRVRVTSIVVFPASILVFAIGFSFGFVRGGGVGEVRLIGDKRRGKEENLIDKSDKLRKLVEIVDDFHVKVGNLKYDIQKAIDCREITVTDLERYVKVIESIGSSVLNARNVADGSVENLGKFSVELAESKKASKRKKEPAEIGYELFQYIGGLFNDKLADSKSGRVKNNVKRETTEKVVDDQSQGNGSMPPVKGVVLGSVHSQEVYSKSGFDEAGNGRTKVALENNKMSSEEADGGPNRSTARKVFNYQNNGLQSNGHVSMKMDASNHAETWESPESVLDSVDFGVRTKQMDDKSNGVYRPSNIRGKNVNGTYEFHSRGEKVNRKEDSQFFDHLPGHENELPSLSSSLVSDDILFDRYVTEANDLLKQAKEFIRVRHNEERAEIVLYRSAKLLSKAIAMKPMSLLAVGQLGNTCLLHGELKLRISRELRMHLLRSDPLSVEKWIRMQDKVTSKDDIASVLINVCEECEELLVEAGRRYRMALSIDGNDVRALYNWGLALTFRAQLIADIGPEAAFDADELFLAAIDKFDAMMSKGNVYAPDALFRWGVALQQRSRLRPSNGKEKVKLLEQAKRLYEDALDMDSNNVQVREALSSCMLELGSRRLYS; translated from the exons ATGAAGCTTAATTGTAGCCGTGCGATACAGCAGCACGGCCGTCCGGACggtccctcctcctcctcacaaTTCCCaatgaaaaccctaatttcccaaTTCACTATCAATTGTTCGAATCCCCAATCTTCGCCATCGGCTTTCATTTTCCATTTTCCGTCACTTTCTAGGGAAAGCCAGAACTTTCTTCACTTTTCTCGCAGAAAATGGTCTTGCAATCCCGGAACCTTTAGATTCTCTTCCGTTGGAGCTAAGTGTGCTTCTGAATCGGCGAGTTACGGCGGCTGGGACGACTTCAGACTCGCCGGCGGCTCGGGTCCCTCTGGTGAGTCCAATCAGTTTCGTCAGTTTCTGAATTCTATAGGAATCGACGATAAGAAACATGTTTTCGTGTTTTTGTTAGGCCTTGTGTGTGCTTTCGCCATTTCTAGAGTTAGGGTTACTTCTATTGTGGTGTTTCCAGCTTCGATTTTAGTTTTCGCAATTGGGTTTTCGTTTGGATTTGTTCGTGGTGGAGGTGTTGGTGAAGTGAGGTTAATTGGAGATAAGAGAAggggaaaggaagaaaatttAATTGATAAATCTGATAAATTGAGGAAATTGGTGGAAATTGTCGACGATTTCCATGTTAAAGTTGGTAATTTGAAGTATGATATACAAAAAGCTATTGATTGTAGAGAAATTACAGTTACTGATTTGGAAAGATATGTAAAGGTCATTGAAAGTATTGGTTCGTCGGTGTTGAATGCTAGGAATGTTGCTGATGGGTCTGTTGAGAACTTGGGGAAGTTCAGTGTTGAGTTAGCTGAGAGCAAAAAGGCgagtaaaagaaagaaagagccTGCTGAGATTGGATACGAGTTGTTCCAGTACATCGGAGGTTTATTTAACGACAAATTGGCTGATTCGAAGTCTGGTAGAGTGAAAAACAATGTTAAGCGAGAGACTACGGAGAAGGTGGTGGATGATCAATCTCAAGGGAACGGTTCAATGCCTCCTGTTAAAGGAGTGGTTCTTGGTTCTGTTCATTCTCAAGAAGTGTATAGTAAGTCTGGTTTCGATGAGGCTGGAAATGGAAGAACCAAAGTTGCTTTGGAAAATAATAAGATGAGTTCAGAGGAGGCGGACGGGGGTCCTAACAGATCTACAGCTAGAAAAGTGTTTAATTATCAGAATAATGGGTTGCAAAGCAATGGTCACGTGTCTATGAAGATGGATGCTAGTAATCACGCTGAAACGTGGGAATCCCCTGAAAGTGTCCTTGATTCTGTAGATTTCGGTGTCAGAACAAAACAGATGGACGATAAATCTAATGGGGTTTACAGGCCTTCTAATATCAGGGGAAAAAATGTGAATGGAACTTATGAGTTTCATAGTAGAGGAGAGAAAGTAAATCGCAAAGAAGATTCCCAGTTTTTTGATCACCTGCCTGGACATGAGAATGAACTACCTTCCCTTTCATCTTCGTTGGTTTCAGATGATATATTATTTGACAGGTATGTTACAGAAGCTAATGATCTTCTAAAACAAGCCAAGGAATTTATAAGGGTCAGACACAATGAAGAGCGTGCAGAGATTGTATTATACAGGTCAGCCAAATTACTGTCCAAAGCCATAGCTATGAAGCCCATGAGTTTATTGGCTGTGGGCCAGTTAGGCAACACTTGCCTTCTTCATGGAGAATTAAAATTAAGGATTAGTCGCGAGTTGAGAATGCACCTTTTGAGAAGTGACCCCTTATCGGTTGAGAAATGGATTAGAATGCAGGATAAAGTCACAAGTAAAGATGACATTGCATCGGTCCTCATTAATGTGTGTGAAGAGTGCGAGGAACTTCTTGTAGAAGCAGGCAGAAGGTATAGAATGGCGTTATCCATTGACGGGAATGATGTGAGAGCACTATACAATTGGGGTCTTGCTCTTACCTTCCGTGCACAGTTGATTGCTGATATTGGACCG GAAGCAGCTTTTGATGCCGACGAACTGTTCTTGGCTGCAATTGATAAGTTCGATGCAATGATGTCAAAGGGAAATGTTTATGCCCCGGATG CTCTATTTCGATGGGGTGTGGCACTACAGCAAAGATCCCGACTACGTCCCAGTAATGGTAAAGAGAAGGTGAAGTTACTAGAGCAGGCAAAGAGGCTGTATGAAGATGCACTCGATATGGATTCGAACAATGTCCAAGTAAGAGAAGCCTTATCATCGTGCATGTTGGAGCTTGGCAGTAGGCGACTTTACTCTTAA
- the LOC126622369 gene encoding CBS domain-containing protein CBSX5-like produces MAPLLLSQEASDLCLGKPPLKSVSISATVAEALSALKRLGESSLSVWSCDHSSEKSNVNVIGSSDPTEDCRCVGKVCMGDVICFLGKEESLSSPARALDAPLELLIPKGSGLVRHLEPHASLVEAIDLVLEGAQNLVIPIQSRRTTAARKKLLPNRSFNTLHNNREYCWLTQEDIIRHLLNYIGLFSPTSNAPINSLHAIDTVNILAVHYDDPASASLPLISQSLAQQTSVAILDMDGRVIGEISPYTLNTCQESVAAAIATLSAGDLMAYIDRGGPPDELVQLVKERLEEKKYGAFLELMEEESTMSMSSSSSICSTSSDEEFGWGRRSGGGYSARLVRRSEAIVCYPWSSLVAVMVQALSHRVSYVWVVEEDATLSGIVTFASMFKVFRERLRSME; encoded by the exons ATGGCACCGCTTCTGCTTTCGCAAGAAGCGTCCGATCTCTGCCTCGGAAAGCCTCCGCTAAAGTCCGTGTCGATCTCCGCCACCGTCGCGGAGGCATTGTCGGCTCTAAAGCGGCTCGGCGAGAGCAGCCTCAGCGTGTGGAGCTGCGACCACTCCTCAGAAAAAAGCAACGTTAACGTCATCGGCAGTTCCGACCCCACGGAGGACTGCCGATGCGTAGGAAAGGTTTGCATGGGGGACGTTATATGCTTCTTGGGGAAAGAAGAGAGCTTGTCGTCTCCGGCGAGAGCGCTCGATGCTCCGCTGGAGCTTTTGATTCCGAAAGGATCTGGCCTTGTTAGGCATTTGGAACCACACGCTAG CTTGGTGGAGGCCATTGATCTCGTTTTAGAAGGTGCACAAAACCTTGTGATTCCGATTCAAAGCCGCCGGACCACAGCCGCAAGAAAAAAGCTCCTACCCAACCGCTCCTTCAACACCCTCCACAACAACCGTGAATACTGCTGGCTCACACAGGAAGACATCATCCGCCACCTCCTCAACTACATAGGGCTCTTCAGTCCCACCTCAAACGCCCCTATCAACTCCCTCCATGCCATCGACACCGTAAACATCCTAGCCGTTCATTACGACGACCCTGCCTCGGCCTCATTGCCCCTCATCTCTCAATCCCTCGCCCAGCAAACTTCGGTTGCCATTCTTGACATGGACGGCAGGGTGATCGGGGAGATCTCCCCGTACACCCTCAACACCTGCCAAGAGTCCGTGGCAGCTGCCATTGCCACGCTTTCCGCAGGTGACCTCATGGCGTACATTGACCGCGGTGGTCCGCCAGATGAGCTGGTACAGTTGGTGAAAGAGAGATTGGAGGAGAAGAAATACGGGGCGTTCTTGGAGCTAATGGAAGAAGAGTCAACAATGTCAATGTCGTCGTCTTCTTCTATCTGTTCAACGTCTTCGGATGAAGAGTTTGGGTGGGGAAGGAGGTCCGGGGGTGGGTATTCGGCACGATTAGTTAGGAGGTCGGAGGCAATTGTGTGCTATCCATGGAGCTCCTTGGTGGCGGTGATGGTTCAGGCGCTTTCGCATCGCGTGAGTTACGTGTGGGTTGTAGAAGAGGATGCAACTTTGTCCGGCATTGTAACCTTTGCAAGCATGTTCAAAGTTTTTCGGGAACGTTTGAGGTCTATGGAATAA